From one Coffea eugenioides isolate CCC68of chromosome 11, Ceug_1.0, whole genome shotgun sequence genomic stretch:
- the LOC113753614 gene encoding dnaJ homolog subfamily B member 1-like — MGIDYYHLLKVPKNASEEDLKKSYKRLAMKWHPDKNSENKKEAEAKFKTISEAYDVLSDPQKRQIYDLYGEEGLKSGQFSTASPISAGGAASGRGFKFSPRNADDIFAEFFGGFDGNYAVSGGNGELKKAAPMENKLPCSLEELYKGSKRKMQISRIVLDDYGKPVTVEEVLSIHIKPGWKKGTKITFPEKGNYELGRAPGDLIFVVDEKPHAVFKRDGNDLVMNQRISLLDALTGKTLSLTALDGRELSIPVKDIVKPGHELRIPNEGMPISKEPGKKGNLRIKFDIKFPSRLSSEQKSELRRVLGRTAD; from the exons ATGGGCATTGATTACTACCATTTATTGAAAGTACCGAAAAATGCAAGCGAAGAGGACCTGAAGAAGTCGTATAAGCGGCTCGCGATGAAGTGGCATCCGGATAAGAACAGCGAGAACAAGAAAGAAGCGGAGGCCAAGTTCAAGACGATTTCAGAAGCGTATGATGTCTTAAGCGATCCCCAAAAGCGGCAGATCTATGACTTGTACGGCGAGGAAGGCCTCAAGTCCGGCCAGTTTTCTACTGCTTCACCTATTAGTGCTGGTGGCGCTGCTAGTGGGAGAGGATTTAAGTTTAGCCCTCGGAATGCGGATGATATTTTTGCTGAGTTTTTCGGTGGATTCGACGGGAATTATGCTGTTAGCGGCGGCAATGGAGAGCTGAAGAAGGCTGCGCCGATGGAGAATAAGCTTCCCTGTAGCTTGGAGGAGCTGTATAAAGGATCTAAAAGGAAGATGCAGATTTCCAGGATCGTCCTTGATGACTACGG CAAGCCTGTGACCGTGGAAGAGGTGTTGTCAATACATATTAAACCAGGTTGGAAGAAGGGTACAAAGATTACATTCCCTGAGAAAGGGAACTACGAACTTGGTCGTGCTCCTGGGGATCTGATATTTGTAGTTGATGAAAAACCTCATGCTGTTTTCAAGAGGGATGGCAATGATCTTGTCATGAATCAGAGGATTTCCTTGCTGGACGCTCTCACTGGGAAGACTCTCAGCTTGACAGCCTTGGATGGGAGAGAGCTGAGCATCCCAGTCAAAGATATTGTCAAACCTGGCCATGAGCTGAGGATCCCAAATGAAGGGATGCCCATATCAAAAGAACCTGGTAAGAAAGGAAATTTGAGGATTAAGTTTGATATAAAATTCCCATCCAGGCTCAGCTCAGAACAAAAATCTGAACTGCGGAGGGTACTTGGGAGGACTGCTGATTAG